AGGGCGAGTTCCAGAGCAGAGATGCCTTCATGCCCTTTGCCCCAGGTATGggccaggaagggaggggacaagcctgggcaacccccccccccgccccgcccccagcagctACATGGTTCCCACCCTGCGTCCCTGTGTGCTCAGGCAAGCGAATGTGTCTGGGTGCAGGCCTGGCACGGTCCGAgaccttcctcttcctcaccacCATCCTGCAGGAGCCCCACCAGCATCGACCTCACCCCGCAGTACGCCGGCCTGGGCAATATTCCCCCAGCCTTCCAGCTCCGCCTGGTGGCCCGCTGAGGCCAGGCTCAGCTGCCCTCTGCTCACTGGCTCTCAGACCTCCTTACCTGCCTTCGTCAATAAAGGCCCTGAATTGCAAATGGACAGGTCTCCTTACCAttaagagggagaggaagagtcaGAAGTTTGCAGCTCTGAggtaaacttttatttcttggcTGACAGGACTTTTCACGCCCATGCTCCTCCCAGCACCTCTTCTCCTGCCCACGTAGTGGCAGCCTAGTCCAAAAGGTGCCACGGCCATAGGGGTTGGGGAGTCACTTCACATTCCAGGCTGgaggagttgggggggaggggcttggaGATACTCCCCCGCCACAACAAACCTTTGCCAGCATCAGGCCATGACATTCCCACCCCTATTCCTGCATCCTGGTGGGAGGCAGCAATACCTCCTTCCAGCTCTCCATGTCTGAGGGGCACGACCAGACAGGGCAAGCCACAGGCCCCCAGCTCCAGTGACGTAGTTCCCAATGCTGGCCCCTGCCCAGGTCACAACCCCAGCCCCCATCAAAGGGCAGCAGAggtctctcctcctccttggTCCTCAGCGTCAGACGGAGCCCTCCACACCAAGCAGGACAGAGGCAAAGCCAGAAGCAGCAGCGGTGGCAGAAAAGGAGCAGGCACCGAGACCGGTGGGCTGCTGGGCCAGCAGCACAGGGGCCAAAGGCTCTCCCGAAGTCAGGGCAAGCTGTCTGTCCATGCAGCTCTGGGGCTGGCCACTAGGTGGGCGTAGCAGGTTGTGAGACAGGTACTTGGACACCTTTCTGCCCGGATGCTGGGGGttaagaggagaggagagggggagtcatcagggaagggacacagaagcCAAGAAAAACCTGGGAAGATGGAGGAGAGGCCAGAAGAAATGGGGCTCATGCTGGGGGGGTGCTGGGAGAGTGGGGCTGTCTAGAGAAGataggcagagaggagaaaaaaatgagtcaCAAAATTGAGTTAAGAGACTGACAAGGTGAATTAGGGGACTTGAGGCCTTGGGAGGCACATGGAATAGTAAGGGTTTGAGGGAGGGGATGCCCTTTGGGAAGCAGGTACCTAGCTGATACTTGTCTTTGGCTGCTGCCCGCTCCTTGGCATCAAAATACCAGACAGTGATGGCGTACCTGGGGACCAGAGCAGCCCCAAAGGGCAGTTAGAGATTACTTTTCTTCAATTCCAGCCACCGTATCCAGTGACACTAGAGTTCACCCTTTGGAGCCTGGTTCTGTTCCCAATTAGGCCCCTCTCAGCACCTCACCACTCCCTGGCCACTCCCGGGGTCTGACAAGTCTTTGTTGGCACAGAACGGGACACCTGAGCACATCCCCGCAAGCATGGGTCATACCTGGTGGCATAGGCTGGTTTCACCTCATGGGGGTTCCGCCGATCAGACCAGAAAATGAGCAACCGATCAAAGAGTGGCTCGATGTTGGCAACCACAGGCCGGCCCTCAGGGAAGATCTGCAGCAGGCCGCCATGCACCTGAGGGCAGGCCAGAGGATGAGGCAAGAGGCTGGCCGGTccagcccccaccctctgccttgCACCACCCTGCCCTCCGGAGCCTGCCAAGGGGATGTGGCAGCTGCACATATCATTCCCTCCCACCACTCAGGTTCTTAAAGTGaatgacagcccagagtctgcaTCACCATGGAGCTGGGGCAGGAAGCTACTAAAGACAGGAAATGggatggggtaggggtgggggggaggggaggggagtgttcCTTAGACCAGAGGTGAGGCAGACAGCACCATTCaccaaaggggggggggtgcgtgcTGCCACCACATGGTCAGCTGGAGAGAAGGAGGTGCCATTTCCCAGGAAAAGCCAGCCAGCAGGCTAACTGCACTGCCCGGCTGTGGACTGAGAAGAGGAACGGGAGAATGCCAGAAGCTGAGCTGGGAGCGGAAAATGGAGCAATGCAGCCGCCTCACCCTCACCCCCTACCTTGACGTCCCAGTTCTGATTCAGGTAATAGATACAGGTGATGCAGCGGCCATCGCCATGGGGATTGTCAACATGCCTCACGTACCCCAGCCCGTTGCCTGGGTAACACGCCACCATGGCctggcagagacagatggaggtGGGTTTACTGGGGCTAGGCAGCGATATTTGGGGAAGCAGCCATTACCTCCTCTCTTTCACCCCTCCGTGCCCCTTGTCTGTCCCCCGACTCCTCCAAGAGCTCCAGCCCCcagactttcttcttttccagctaAGCCACCATCTACCAGAAACTTCAGCTCTTGGGCCTGATAACCCTCTCCCTGTACACACatgcccagagcctggcacccaGGTGGGGCTCAATGAGCGACTGAGGATTTTACTTAAAGATAAATTGACCCCCGCCCCTCTGAGACCTCTCAGTGGAATAAaaccaatttaaatgttttctggtATGGAAGAATGTGGCCTACTGCTCTAGACCATGGTTCCTGACCTTGGCTTCAGAGTGGAATCACCTGGGATGCTGATGCCCAGGCCCATCTCAGAGGTTCTGAAATATCTGGTCTAAGGTGGAGGCTGGAAATTTTAAAGGTTCCCCCAAgtaattctaatgtgcagcaaTGCTGAGGACTGCTGCCCTTGACTACAAAGAATCCCAAGTTGTGTGTTTCCTACACATATGAAAAGGTACCCAAACCCTGTGTGTGACTAGAACCTGAAATCCAACTCCCACTCCAAGAATGACCTTGCTGGGTAGCCCCTGACAGTCCCATCATCTACATGGGCCTCAATGGCCTCATCTGTACTAAACACCTCCTCTGTTTACTGCCCTCTGACTTCAGAACTCTGGATTCCTGACCCCCACAGACCTAAGAGAAATCACTCCAGCTCTTGGCTTCGGTGTGTACAGGTCTAGCCACAGGGTTCTGACCTCCTCCCCCTGCTGGGTGCCATCCCCCTGGCCACCCTTGACCACATGGAGGCCTAGGGCCTGGCCACTCGGGGTGCCTGTTTCTCGTTAGGGAGCTGACAGAAAAGTGGATGTGGTGTAAGGAAAAGGGCCCAGGCATTCCTTCAGACCTAACTCCCAGGTTCGAGTCCCAGTGCTGCCACACGAGCTGTAACATCAAGCAAGAGACTTCACTTCCTTGTCTCAGGTCCCGCATCCATGAAATGGAGCTGATCAACTACCTCACAGGTATTGTGGGAAGCAAACAAGACAGATGTTTGGGCAGGCACCAAGCAAGGTACCTGTCACATGGAGAGCCAAAGCACAGACTAAAATGacgctaaaaagaaaaaaaaaagtccctatcCTACCCTTTGCCCAAAGCCACTTGGGAGGACTGTGTAAGGCAAAAGGGGAGTACTGGCAGGCAGACCCTCTGGCTCCTTGGACCACCTGTCTCGACGCCTTGACCCACATTGGTGCCAGGCCACAGACCACCTGCTGATGCTCCCCACTAACGCTCAGCTACACCTGTTGGCCACAGCCCTGAAAGACAGCCCTGACCAGAAAGATTGGCATCTGCTGCCAAAACAGGAGCCTTGCCTAGCACTCTGTGGCAGGCCAGGCCGACTCAATCCTCAGCCTTCTTCCAACACATCACTCCCAGGGCTCAACCCAGCACGAATGGTAAACAGCTCTGCGTTAAACACGTGTCCCCAAAAGAGCACAGCGCCTCCCTGGGGAGGAGCAGCCAGGAGGGCTTCAGCTGGGTAAGGCCATCCAGCCGTGGGGAGCCATGCTTCTCTCTGGCAGTGCCAGGGTGAGACCTTGGCCCCCACACCCCTGGTTCAGGAGAACCTTCTTTGCACTACTCACTCCCTGCAAACGGGTCAGTGTTCTGAGCAACCACACCACTGGGAGGAAGAATGTGGCTACGTCCGGGTGGCCTGCCATCAAGCCCTCCccagacagaatccaagcagagATTTTGCTGGTTCTGCACAAGGACGGGGTGAGGAAGGGAGTCCAGTGCTGTGGCCTCTTTCCCACAATCCATCCCCACACGGCAGCCAGAGACCCTTTTCTCCAGCTCTTCCTTGCTCAGATCCCTGTCAAGACCCCCACCACAttccaagaaaatacaaaatataaattgtgTATTTTCACAGCCTCAGCCTTCAAGGCCACCAACCTCACCTACCATCCCCATCACTCTGCTCCAGCACCTCGGGCCTCCTCACTGCTCTCACCAGACCAAGTTCAGCCACAAGGCCTCTGCGCCTGCCTGGTACACACTTCCCCTGGTCCTCCTTGTTGTTCACATCTCGGGTCCAAGGGCACCTTGAGTATCCGGCTGAATACACCTGGGCTGATCTTCCATTCTACCCTCTCAATGTGAAATCAGCACAAGTACTTGTTTACCTAGTACTGGCCTGACAGGCAGGCCCATGGAAGCCTCTGGGGCCGAGCTTGTCTCCCTAGCGCCCAGGCAGTAGCTGCTGACTGAAAGCACTCCTCTGGGTCTCAGGGACTCCAACCTGTCCGGCCCTCCACACCCTTACACAGGGTCTCCCACCACGCATGCAGGGACAGCGTCCGTATTCTGGTATGGAATGGGAGTCGTGCATGAAGACTGGCAACAGAAACAGGCCCTTTAAACTCCACcgatccccccacccacccacccccacacacaccatggCCCCAGAGAAGCATCTACTTCCGCTCCTACCAGGGAAAAGGACAACAAGCAGAGTGACATGGAAGTCTGCTCCTCACCCTCCCATCTCAGGGAAGGGGTAGCTTGTGTCAGAGCCAAGAGACTTAAAGATTTAAGGGCTATTGGTGACAATGTGCCAAAAACCCCAACCCAAACACACAGAGTTAGAAACTGGGGAGTGAGACAGTCCCACCTCCAAGCTGCTCTGAAAGGGAcaaaccaagccagccaggcccGCCCTATGGTCCCCGATGGCAGTCCTTGATGCCAGTGGGAGTCAACTCTCTCCCATCTGCAGGTCAACTGAGCAGAGAGACTAGAGAAAGTTGGGAGAACAAAACAGGAGTTCCACTCAAGAATGACCaacagatggggtgcctgagtggctcagtcggttaagtgtgcgactgtggctcagtcggttaagtgtgcgactttggctcaggtcatgatctcacggttcctgagtttgacccccatgtccagctctgtgaggacactcagagcctaaagcctacttcgagttctgtgtctccctctctctgcccctcccctgctcacactctctctttctctctctcaaaaataaataaacattaaaaaaaaaaaaaaaagaatgaccaatAGGCAGATTGTTTCTGACGCCAGCCACACTGGTGATCTGTGCCCCCAACACCTCTGTGGCCACCCACCTCAGCTCACTCTTATTCCaaagcctggggagggaggccagaTGTTGCCCTTTGAAGGTAGGAAAGCCTGGAGTTGCTGTCtcactggggcaggggagggtctgagaggaACTCCAGTGATTGGGTTGGGTCCTCCCCTCCATTCTCAGTTGGCCTGGTTTGTTCTTACCTCCCAGAGCAACAGAAGTCACCCAAGACTAAAATAGTCCCAACACCCCCAGTCCCCAACCACATCCAAAGCACCAAAGGAGAAGAAATCGGCTCCCTCtactttccccttctctcttaaAACTGCCAAAGACTAGCTGGGGACTTAACTGATTTCTGTATCCTgtagatgagcaaactgaggctcaggaaagcATGCTGCTCTGGGCCACTCAGCTCTCGTGGTCTCCCGCCCAAACTCCCTCCTATGAAGGTGGGTGACCTGGGGTGCAGGTGCTGAGGACCTTGTGGCCAGGGAGACTCCCACTCATCTCTCCTGCTTCGCAGGAGCAGAGCCTAGGGAAAGGCCTCCTCTGGCTCTCCAGCTATCAGgtaagggaggaagaggaaggaagtagGACAGGACAAGTTCCAGCTGGGTGGGGAGGATGCCGGCTTCAGCCCGGAGGGAGCCTGGATCCCTAAGCCAGCTCCAGCCAGTGGCAGAGCTGTACAGAGGCAGGACCCAGGATGGGATCAGACTGAAGAGGGAGACATCAGGAGCACAGCCTCATGCCCGCAGGGAAGCAAGCAGCCCCGCCACCAGCCAGGCATCACTGGCGTGCAGCAGGCACTCCCTACGAGGCCTTGTCCAGAAAGGCCCTGTGGACCAAGGTCTTCTGAAAAGCTCCTGACCCTAAGTTCCTGAACAGGCAGCTGGAGACACTGATGACTGCCCATAAACTCCACAAAAgagcatttttcttaaaaaagggtCTGTGGTTCTGACAGATTGTCAAAAAAGCCCaggtgtccaaaaaaaaaaaaaaaaaaaaaaaaaggtaaaaaaaaaaactcaaaaaaaaaaaaaagggccaaaaaaaaaaaaaaaaaaaaaaaaggattaacaACAACTactctaaaacaagaaaaaggtaccaaaagacacaaaatagaaaatcaagaaaacagattAGGACCAACAGGAATGAAGAGATGGATAAACGAGACAGAAAGGATGAGGGGAGAGTCTAGGATGGGGAAGCACAGGAAAGGTGGAGGACAGGACCCCCATCTCCCAGGCCAGCACACAAGCAGCCAGCGCCACCCTCAGGAAGCTGTCCTTGCTGCAGATGCCACAGCATGGCACAGGGGTACAATGGAGTCCAGCGCCAGCCAGGCGCAGCGGGCAGCACCTCCTCCCTCAGCCTGGCACTGGCTTCACCGCTGccaccctccccactctgtctcctGGTTCTCCTGCCTGGAAGACAGAACAGACGGACCAGAGACAGACAACAGGAGGGACTAGACAGACCAGGAGACGGGGATGGATGAAAAGAtagagaaacaaggaaagagaaagtgcacAGACCCCCAACGTCCCCACACGGAGGCAGAGCCCAAAGCAAACTCCAACACCAACACTCCCCCCACTGGAGCTGTCTAAACCCTTCTGTGACCCCAGAAGCCGGTCTCCAAGCGCACAGGTACCCGATAGAGAAGCGTTGCCCCATCCCCCTCCAAGGCCCTTGCAGCCTTACCTTGGTGCGCCCGTTGATGAcgtagccacccaggcgcccagcacaGTGGCGGATTACAGCATCCACGTGGGCCATGAGGACCCCGATGCTTCGGCAGCCCGGCTCGTGGCCTTCCACCCAGGCAATCTGGTCCCCGCGAATGCTGCGTGGCGGGATAGCCCGCTGGCTCACCAGCTGCCCGTCACGCAGGCGCCCACTCCGCTTCAGGGCCTCCACCTCGGCCAGCACACAGCCACCCAATGCTGCCCCCAGGAAGCTGTCCTTGACACAGATGCCATAGTACCGCATGCAGGGCACAATATAGTCCAGGGCCAGGCGCTCGGGCGTGGCGGGCAGCAcctcctccctcagccctgcGCTGGCCTCGCCACTGTCACTGCTGCAGCCCATCCCGCCCTCCCCTTCGGCCTCTGCCTCCCGGTTCTCCTGCCTGGCCCAGGACCGCTTGCTGGGTGCAGGGGCATCCCCGCCATCCTCTGCCCACTTCCGTTTGGGGGCCTCAGGCCGGGCGCCCTGGGCCGCCAGTCGCTGGCACCCCTTGGTGACCAGTGCTGCAGCGCCCTCACTCTGTAGGGGCCGCAGCTCACCACCATCCTGCCCGCCTAAGCCCTCCCGCAGGGGGCTGGCTGTGGTGGAAGTGGCTGTGACCCTGGGGGTCCCGCTCCCCGCCGAGGCCTCACCAGGTGCTCCTGGTCGGTGGTAGGAGGGTAGCAGGGGACAGGGCAGGTAACTCTCCACCCCCATCCTGGCCCGGCCAGGCTCCAAGGGCTCTGACACAGAACCCGGCAACTGAGGGAGAGCCTGACTCAAGGGCTGCGGCTGGCACGGGCTGTCCATGGCAGCAGCGTCTTCATCCCCCGGGCATGGAGGGCACGGCCCGGGCCCATGGTGCCACCctcctccgcctccgcctcctccACTTGATGCAGCCGGGGGCCGGAACGGCTGAGCCTGGCGTGGGGCAGGATGAGGCAGGGCAGGCAGCAGAGGCTCTTCTCGTGCCCTGGGGGTGCTCGCTGGTCCCCAAGTCCTCTGCCACCCCTAGGGGCTTGGGAAAGGACCCGTCAGGGTGGctgcaagggggagagagaaaaaacagaatgtGAGAAGAGCTAGAGGCAGTCCGGCGGGGGGTAGCGGTGAGGAGTggcagggggcagtggggaggaaggcagactTGGCTacggagaccccccccccccaaacgcCAGGCCAAGTCGGGGAGAAGATCATGGGAACTTTGGGCGGGAGGGGGGAATCACGGAGAGAGAAGGCAGTGAGGGAGGCAGCCGAAGAGAGGAGTGAGACTGGGGAGATGACCCAAAGGCACAGGACTGCGGTGGGGGCTCGGACACAGAAACTGAACAGCAAGGAGAGAGGGGGCCTGGAGTAGAAAAGGAATACTGGGGCAGCAGGGAGCGCGAGAGTTGGAAACAAATACACAAGGTGGGGGGGACTCTGCCTGGGGATTCCAGGGACACACGGCGGGAACGTAAGGCTCCACAGACAGAGCAAACCGGGGAGtccagagacaaagagaatgggGGGGTCCAGAGACGGAAAAGCCGACCGGAGAGAAGCTGGGAGGGCGAGCCTGAGACGGCCGGACTGAACGGGGCGGAGGGGTCAACCTAAGCCCAACGAGAGGAAGCCAGCCGGCGGCTGACACACACCCAGACGGAAGGGAGGGCctaagacagacagacagacggaagGCAGCCGCGGGAGGAGGGTCCACAACGACAgggggaagggcgggggaggggacaaGACAAGAGAGGGCGGCCCCTCCCAACCCCCTTCGGTGCGGGCCTCCCAGCTCGGGGCGCCGCAGGCGACGGAGGCCCGGCCCGTGGACCGCTCGGACCCCGgattccctcccccccaccaccgccGTCGGCCGGCGCGCGCTCTCCGCTCCCCCGCCCTCAACGGCCGGCACTCAACGCGCCCGGCGCGTTCCCTCCCCCACGCCCTacccccacccttcccttcccGGGGTCGCAGCGCTCCGCCACGCCGGGCCGGCAGGCGCCCCCACACCTCGCTCGGCTCGCGCCCGCGCCCAGGCTCGCGCGCCCTCTCCGCCCCGCTCCCTTCCTAGCTCTCTCCTCACCGAGCTTTTTCCTCCGGCCTCGGCGCCGTCGTTTGTGCCAGCCGCCCAGCGCCGCCCAGCGCGCCAtaccccgcccccacctcccgcGACGCTCCGCCCCTGCCTCGCCCGCTGGGCACGTGACCTCACCCGCTGAGGAGACCGTGCGTGCGCAGGCGTGAACCGCGCGGGGCGGAGCAAGGAAGTTCAGAACACCCTCCTGGAGGTAGGGGAAATGGGTCGGCCGCCAACGCGAGGCTCATTTGCGTACTGCACTCCGCCCCTTTTGCccgggaggaggaagggggttAAAAGGGCTGGATCGGAGAAAGGGGGGAGGGTTCTGCGGTAGGCCAGGCGATGTGGGAGGGGCATGCAAATAAGGTTGTTTACATAGGCCTGCCCACCCTCTCAGAGCCCAGAGCGCCGGAGAATGACGTGTAGCCGGGTCGGACAGTGGCATGCAAATGAGGTTATTTACATGGGCAGCCCCGCCTTCTCACCGCCCAAGAATAGAGATGTGATAAATGTCTGCACAGTTAGTTGGGAAATGTATGTAAATGCGCACATTAGTAATCTACTTAAGTACCTTC
The Panthera uncia isolate 11264 chromosome E2 unlocalized genomic scaffold, Puncia_PCG_1.0 HiC_scaffold_19, whole genome shotgun sequence genome window above contains:
- the EGLN2 gene encoding prolyl hydroxylase EGLN2 isoform X3 → MDSPCQPQPLSQALPQLPGSVSEPLEPGRARMGVESYLPCPLLPSYHRPGAPGEASAGSGTPRVTATSTTASPLREGLGGQDGGELRPLQSEGAAALVTKGCQRLAAQGARPEAPKRKWAEDGGDAPAPSKRSWARQENREAEAEGEGGMGCSSDSGEASAGLREEVLPATPERLALDYIVPCMRYYGICVKDSFLGAALGGCVLAEVEALKRSGRLRDGQLVSQRAIPPRSIRGDQIAWVEGHEPGCRSIGVLMAHVDAVIRHCAGRLGGYVINGRTKAMVACYPGNGLGYVRHVDNPHGDGRCITCIYYLNQNWDVKVHGGLLQIFPEGRPVVANIEPLFDRLLIFWSDRRNPHEVKPAYATSIRAERCPSTCLTTCYAHLVASPRAAWTDSLP
- the EGLN2 gene encoding prolyl hydroxylase EGLN2 isoform X2: MDSPCQPQPLSQALPQLPGSVSEPLEPGRARMGVESYLPCPLLPSYHRPGAPGEASAGSGTPRVTATSTTASPLREGLGGQDGGELRPLQSEGAAALVTKGCQRLAAQGARPEAPKRKWAEDGGDAPAPSKRSWARQENREAEAEGEGGMGCSSDSGEASAGLREEVLPATPERLALDYIVPCMRYYGICVKDSFLGAALGGCVLAEVEALKRSGRLRDGQLVSQRAIPPRSIRGDQIAWVEGHEPGCRSIGVLMAHVDAVIRHCAGRLGGYVINGRTKAMVACYPGNGLGYVRHVDNPHGDGRCITCIYYLNQNWDVKVHGGLLQIFPEGRPVVANIEPLFDRLLIFWSDRRNPHEVKPAYATRYAITVWYFDAKERAAAKDKYQLASGQKGVQVPVSQPATPT
- the EGLN2 gene encoding prolyl hydroxylase EGLN2 isoform X1; translated protein: MDSPCQPQPLSQALPQLPGSVSEPLEPGRARMGVESYLPCPLLPSYHRPGAPGEASAGSGTPRVTATSTTASPLREGLGGQDGGELRPLQSEGAAALVTKGCQRLAAQGARPEAPKRKWAEDGGDAPAPSKRSWARQENREAEAEGEGGMGCSSDSGEASAGLREEVLPATPERLALDYIVPCMRYYGICVKDSFLGAALGGCVLAEVEALKRSGRLRDGQLVSQRAIPPRSIRGDQIAWVEGHEPGCRSIGVLMAHVDAVIRHCAGRLGGYVINGRTKVRLQGPWRGMGQRFSIGYLCAWRPASGVTEGFRQLQWGECWCWSLLWALPPCGDVGGLCTFSFLVSLSFHPSPSPGLSSPSCCLSLVRLFCLPGRRTRRQSGEGGSGEASARLREEVLPAAPGWRWTPLYPCAMLWHLQQGQLPEGGAGCLCAGLGDGGPVLHLSCASPS